A window of Rufibacter sp. LB8 contains these coding sequences:
- a CDS encoding patatin-like phospholipase family protein: MQFFYIRFLFTVLLLTATLSRASAQKVGLVLSGGGAKGLAHVGVLKVLEKNNIPIDYIVGTSMGSVIGALYAAGYSPADIEELVLSPKFQYWVSGRQLEDRAFNYFNIDPSPATLRLPLSLKGNLKFNTTSSGLINDVNLNYALASTLAAGGAIAAYDFNKLFVPFRSLTAEIFTRQQIIQRSGSLAEAVRNSMAVPLAFRPIRQADGRYLFDGGLFNNFPTDVMKSEFKPDVIIGVNVGDVSYKKYPHEKDDELLGTSLVFLSFDVADTLAVGPNGVLIQPDLDGYGTTDFARVKELIDLGVKAAEDRLPLMKQRIARQVDSVSLRARRDKFQEKAPPPRFASVSVQGLKDNQKDYVAKFFRRSNGKNYSIDDIEEGYYRLAANDFFRGIYPRIKYDSAAGGYALNIDARQSHNATAEIGAVFGTRPVDNLFLGLEYRYLNRLLYTVAANANIGRFYTGGQFGFRVNVQGRLPFYVEPSVMYQSLNYLDAGGFLDQDATSTQLRQRDFKVGFQTGISHNFRSRIVLEGVWFSNEDQYANSSNVSSDDVLDETDFSGYTAALRFERNSLNRKMYSTKGHRATLGVRGVSGQELYRPGTTSLNPESRTEDHQWLQFSATYEGYYPSANDKRSWGYFIEGVLSTQGAFSNYRSSLTTAPVFAPLPDSRTLFLDNYRASRYGALGLRFSQNLFTKFEWRTEAFTHIIHQPLKENAMQLGIKEKGFSRPFVTASSGLIFNSPIGPAALHVIHYDNDAHRWAVFGHLGFLLFRNRTLQ, from the coding sequence ATGCAATTTTTTTACATCCGTTTCCTTTTTACTGTGCTGTTGCTAACCGCTACGCTTTCCAGGGCTAGCGCCCAAAAAGTGGGTCTGGTGCTGAGCGGTGGCGGCGCCAAGGGGCTGGCCCACGTGGGCGTGCTCAAGGTGCTGGAGAAAAACAACATTCCCATTGACTACATTGTGGGCACCAGCATGGGTTCTGTGATTGGTGCGCTCTACGCGGCCGGGTATTCGCCGGCTGACATTGAGGAGCTGGTGCTTTCGCCCAAGTTCCAGTACTGGGTGTCTGGCCGGCAGCTGGAAGACCGGGCGTTCAACTATTTCAACATAGACCCCTCGCCGGCTACGCTGCGCCTGCCCCTGAGCCTGAAAGGCAACCTCAAATTTAACACCACCTCCAGCGGCCTGATCAATGACGTGAACCTGAACTACGCGCTGGCTTCTACGCTGGCGGCGGGCGGGGCCATTGCCGCCTATGATTTTAACAAGCTGTTTGTGCCCTTCCGGAGTTTGACCGCCGAAATTTTCACGCGCCAGCAGATCATCCAGCGCAGCGGCTCCCTGGCAGAGGCCGTCCGGAACTCCATGGCGGTGCCTTTGGCGTTCAGGCCCATCAGGCAGGCAGACGGCCGTTATCTGTTTGACGGCGGCCTGTTCAACAACTTCCCCACAGACGTCATGAAATCTGAGTTCAAGCCAGACGTGATCATTGGCGTGAACGTGGGCGATGTCTCCTATAAAAAATACCCGCATGAGAAAGACGATGAACTGCTGGGCACCTCATTGGTTTTCCTGAGCTTTGACGTGGCCGACACGCTGGCCGTGGGCCCCAACGGTGTCTTAATTCAGCCCGACCTGGATGGCTACGGCACCACAGACTTCGCGCGAGTGAAAGAACTGATAGACCTGGGCGTGAAAGCCGCCGAAGATCGTTTGCCGCTCATGAAACAGCGCATTGCCCGCCAGGTTGACTCTGTGAGCCTGCGCGCCCGCCGTGACAAGTTTCAGGAGAAAGCCCCGCCGCCACGTTTTGCCTCGGTAAGCGTGCAAGGGTTAAAAGACAACCAGAAAGATTACGTGGCCAAGTTCTTCCGGCGCTCCAACGGGAAAAACTATTCCATAGATGACATTGAGGAAGGCTATTACCGGTTGGCGGCCAATGACTTTTTCAGGGGCATTTACCCCCGTATAAAATATGACAGCGCGGCCGGCGGCTACGCCCTCAACATTGACGCCCGGCAAAGCCACAACGCCACCGCTGAGATTGGCGCTGTATTCGGCACGCGGCCGGTAGATAACCTGTTTTTGGGTCTGGAGTACCGGTACCTCAACCGGCTGCTGTACACGGTGGCGGCCAACGCTAATATAGGTAGATTTTACACGGGCGGCCAGTTTGGGTTCAGGGTGAATGTGCAGGGGCGGCTTCCGTTTTACGTGGAACCTTCTGTTATGTACCAATCGCTTAATTACCTAGATGCCGGCGGTTTTCTGGACCAGGACGCCACCAGCACCCAGCTGCGTCAGCGCGATTTTAAGGTAGGTTTCCAGACGGGCATCAGCCATAATTTCAGGAGCCGGATTGTGCTGGAAGGTGTTTGGTTCTCCAATGAAGACCAGTACGCCAACAGCAGCAACGTGTCTTCTGATGATGTGCTGGATGAAACCGATTTCTCTGGCTACACGGCTGCCCTTAGGTTTGAACGCAATTCTTTGAACCGCAAAATGTACTCCACCAAAGGGCACCGGGCCACGCTGGGCGTGCGCGGCGTGTCTGGGCAGGAGCTTTACCGGCCGGGCACCACTTCCCTGAACCCAGAATCCAGAACCGAAGACCACCAATGGCTCCAGTTTTCGGCTACGTATGAAGGCTATTACCCGTCTGCCAATGACAAGCGCAGCTGGGGCTATTTCATAGAAGGCGTTTTGAGCACGCAGGGCGCTTTCTCTAATTACCGGTCCTCGTTGACCACCGCGCCGGTGTTTGCGCCGCTGCCAGACTCCCGCACCCTGTTCCTGGACAATTACCGGGCCTCCAGGTACGGCGCCCTGGGCTTGCGGTTCTCGCAGAACCTGTTCACCAAGTTTGAATGGCGCACTGAAGCCTTCACCCACATCATCCATCAGCCATTGAAAGAAAACGCAATGCAGCTTGGCATAAAAGAGAAAGGCTTCTCAAGGCCGTTTGTGACCGCCAGTTCTGGCCTTATCTTCAACTCGCCCATTGGTCCGGCCGCTTTGCACGTGATTCATTATGATAATGACGCCCACCGCTGGGCCGTGTTTGGGCACCTGGGCTTTCTGCTGTTCCGCAACCGCACGCTGCAATAG
- a CDS encoding ABC transporter ATP-binding protein — translation MVSPNPLLAVDHLEIEFQTAQGVVKAVDNVSFHLQKGETVAIVGESGSGKTVLALALLQLIFSSKVKIGNGKALFHSPDVGLVNLLTLPQQQMQKIRGNDISIIFQEPMSSLNPVMTCGKQVREVLLMHRLISKKAANARVLALFEMVQLPSPEKIFKSYPHELSGGQQQRVMIAMAMACEPMLLIADEPTTALDVTVQANILQLLNQLRLEKGTSLLFISHDLGVVAEIADRILVMHQGKIVEQGTTAQIFSNPQHPYTKALLACRPTLTTQKTELPTVADFLKQGPKEESRFSENRESPVEKQQLQDIAKQNPQTISDPEKPLLVVEDVHVQYTVTKGLLFPKKEEISAVNGVSFQVFPGETIAIVGESGSGKTTLAKALLQLVKPMQGTIVFNNQNWATLPSEELRRARKDLQMVFQDPFGSLNPNMKIGHTIMEPMQVHKVFKSRQARKQRALQLLETVGLQPHHFQRYPQEFSGGQQQRISIARALASNPTCIICDEAVSALDVSVQAQVLNLLNQLKRQFNLTILFITHDLAVAKFMADRVLVMHEGKIVEEGTSEEIYERPQHAYTKALLQAVPSGELADILAAQEKRKVYKSSIDE, via the coding sequence ATGGTATCCCCAAACCCACTTCTTGCCGTTGACCACCTGGAAATAGAGTTCCAGACAGCGCAGGGCGTGGTAAAAGCGGTAGACAACGTGTCCTTTCACCTGCAGAAAGGCGAAACCGTGGCCATTGTGGGCGAATCTGGGTCGGGCAAAACGGTGCTGGCTCTAGCCTTACTGCAACTGATCTTTTCCTCTAAAGTGAAAATTGGCAACGGAAAGGCACTGTTCCATTCTCCGGATGTAGGCTTGGTAAACTTGTTAACGCTGCCCCAACAGCAGATGCAGAAGATAAGAGGCAACGACATCTCCATTATTTTTCAGGAGCCTATGTCATCGCTCAACCCCGTAATGACCTGTGGAAAACAAGTGCGGGAAGTGTTGTTGATGCACAGGCTTATCTCTAAAAAAGCAGCCAATGCAAGAGTTCTGGCGCTTTTTGAGATGGTACAACTGCCTAGCCCAGAAAAAATCTTCAAGAGTTACCCACATGAATTATCCGGCGGACAGCAGCAGCGGGTCATGATTGCTATGGCTATGGCCTGTGAACCGATGTTGCTCATAGCTGATGAACCCACCACCGCCTTAGACGTGACGGTACAAGCCAACATTCTGCAACTGCTCAACCAACTAAGGCTGGAGAAAGGTACCTCGCTTCTTTTTATTTCGCATGATTTAGGGGTAGTAGCCGAGATTGCCGACCGCATTCTGGTGATGCACCAAGGCAAGATAGTAGAGCAAGGCACCACCGCCCAGATTTTCAGCAACCCGCAGCATCCCTATACCAAAGCCTTACTCGCCTGCCGGCCTACGCTTACCACCCAGAAAACCGAGTTACCCACTGTGGCTGATTTTCTAAAGCAAGGTCCAAAGGAAGAAAGTCGTTTCTCTGAAAACAGAGAATCACCTGTGGAAAAGCAGCAGTTGCAAGACATTGCAAAGCAGAATCCACAGACAATCTCGGACCCAGAAAAACCTTTATTGGTGGTAGAAGATGTCCACGTACAGTACACGGTAACTAAAGGCCTTCTTTTTCCTAAAAAAGAGGAAATTAGTGCTGTGAACGGAGTTTCCTTCCAGGTTTTCCCTGGTGAGACTATAGCTATAGTAGGTGAATCTGGCAGTGGAAAAACTACCTTGGCCAAGGCTTTGTTGCAGTTGGTAAAGCCTATGCAGGGCACCATTGTTTTCAACAACCAGAATTGGGCCACGTTGCCTTCTGAGGAATTACGCCGAGCCCGCAAAGATTTGCAAATGGTGTTTCAAGACCCGTTTGGCTCGTTGAACCCCAACATGAAAATAGGCCACACCATAATGGAACCCATGCAGGTACATAAGGTGTTCAAAAGCAGGCAGGCCAGAAAGCAGCGTGCCTTGCAACTACTAGAAACAGTAGGTCTGCAGCCCCATCATTTTCAACGTTATCCCCAGGAATTTTCAGGAGGTCAGCAACAGCGTATCAGTATTGCGCGCGCCCTGGCGTCTAACCCCACGTGTATCATCTGTGACGAAGCGGTTTCTGCCCTAGATGTGTCTGTGCAGGCGCAGGTGCTCAATTTGCTCAACCAACTCAAACGGCAGTTCAACCTCACCATTCTGTTCATCACGCATGATCTGGCAGTAGCTAAATTCATGGCCGACCGGGTACTGGTCATGCACGAGGGCAAAATTGTGGAGGAAGGAACGTCAGAAGAAATCTATGAGCGCCCGCAGCATGCATACACCAAGGCTTTACTGCAGGCGGTGCCGTCTGGGGAACTGGCAGATATTTTAGCGGCCCAGGAGAAACGAAAAGTCTATAAATCAAGTATAGACGAATAG
- the rnr gene encoding ribonuclease R yields MERKRRGPGTGNESGPRSENTRKDKGAPRGERSGGRRKASSPNVGEISRAVLLNMFSTEPGTVFTYRQINRRLGVTNKEGREEVSGILKTMKKNGEVLHTQDDAYVFNQDYSGSVSTTTRGERASSRPERGGERSSSRGSRDRDRDRDSSRRGSGPTLVGKVDLANGRHAYVISEDSEQDVRVPVEKLMFAMAGDTVRVQLRKSRKPGDRPEGEVVEVLQREREEVVGRLEMSKGYGFIVPDMKRMYFDVFVGERNLNDAQHGDKVLVRITEWPDDPKKNPNGEVIRVFGPAGEHNAEIHAIMAEFGLPFEFPEGVEEEANAISDKITKEEIAKRRDFRNITTFTIDPADAKDFDDALSVQQLENGNWEIGVHIADVTHYVQPKSKLEKEAYRRATSVYLVDRTIPMLPEHLSNGLCSLRPNEDKLTFSVVFEIDESAKIHNYWIGRTVIHSDRRFAYEEAQEVIEAGAGDYAIEILKLNELAKKFKDIRFKNGAVNFETIEVKFKLDENGKPLSLYVKERKDAHKLIEEFMLLANKYVAEHVYKMKKGDKKLTMVYRTHGAPDPEKLQNFSLFARKFGYKVDLEEGKDISKELNKLADQTEGKPEQNVLQSLAIRTMAKAKYSTEAEGHFGLAFAHYSHFTSPIRRYPDMMAHRLIAQYTHKDFHAEKEEYDERCLHSSDMEKRAADAERASIKFKQVEFISGFIGQQFKGIVSGLTDWGMYVEIEENKCEGMVRLADLQDDFYELDSANYRIIGQNNKKIISFGDEVIVEVKAANVLERTIDLILVDTVKK; encoded by the coding sequence ATGGAAAGAAAAAGAAGAGGCCCAGGCACTGGCAACGAGTCAGGCCCACGGTCAGAAAATACAAGAAAAGACAAAGGTGCCCCGCGCGGTGAACGCAGCGGTGGTAGAAGAAAAGCAAGCTCGCCCAATGTGGGGGAAATTTCACGTGCTGTGCTGTTGAACATGTTCAGCACCGAGCCCGGCACCGTGTTCACCTACCGGCAGATTAACCGCCGCCTGGGCGTGACCAACAAAGAAGGCCGCGAAGAAGTCTCCGGCATCCTGAAAACCATGAAGAAGAACGGCGAAGTCCTGCACACGCAAGATGATGCCTACGTTTTTAACCAAGACTATTCTGGCTCTGTCAGCACTACTACCCGAGGCGAACGCGCTTCAAGCCGTCCGGAACGTGGCGGTGAACGCAGCAGCAGCCGGGGGAGCAGAGACCGTGACCGTGACCGCGATAGTTCCAGAAGAGGCTCGGGCCCAACCTTGGTAGGCAAAGTGGATCTGGCCAACGGCCGCCATGCCTACGTGATCTCTGAAGACAGCGAGCAGGACGTGCGCGTGCCCGTGGAGAAACTGATGTTCGCCATGGCGGGTGATACGGTGCGCGTACAGCTCAGAAAGAGCCGCAAACCCGGTGACCGTCCAGAAGGCGAAGTGGTGGAAGTCTTGCAACGCGAGCGCGAAGAAGTGGTAGGCCGTCTGGAAATGTCCAAAGGCTACGGCTTTATTGTGCCCGACATGAAACGCATGTATTTTGACGTGTTTGTGGGCGAGCGCAACCTCAATGATGCCCAGCACGGCGACAAAGTCTTGGTACGCATCACCGAATGGCCAGATGACCCTAAGAAAAACCCCAACGGCGAAGTGATCAGAGTCTTCGGGCCGGCCGGTGAGCACAACGCTGAGATCCACGCCATCATGGCAGAGTTCGGCTTGCCGTTTGAATTTCCGGAAGGGGTAGAGGAAGAAGCCAACGCTATTTCAGACAAAATCACTAAAGAGGAAATTGCCAAGCGCCGCGACTTCCGGAACATCACCACGTTCACCATTGACCCCGCAGACGCCAAAGACTTTGATGACGCCCTGAGCGTGCAACAACTGGAGAACGGTAACTGGGAGATTGGTGTGCACATCGCTGATGTCACGCATTACGTACAGCCTAAATCTAAGCTGGAGAAAGAAGCCTACCGCCGTGCCACGTCAGTGTATCTGGTAGACCGAACCATTCCCATGCTGCCGGAGCATTTGTCCAACGGACTGTGCTCTTTAAGACCGAATGAAGACAAGCTCACGTTCTCAGTAGTGTTTGAGATTGACGAGAGCGCCAAAATCCATAATTACTGGATTGGCCGCACCGTTATCCATTCAGACCGCCGCTTTGCTTACGAGGAAGCCCAGGAAGTGATTGAAGCCGGCGCTGGTGACTACGCCATTGAAATTCTGAAACTGAACGAACTGGCCAAGAAATTCAAAGATATCAGGTTCAAGAACGGAGCCGTGAACTTTGAGACCATTGAAGTTAAATTCAAGCTAGACGAGAACGGCAAGCCACTTTCTCTGTATGTGAAGGAACGCAAAGACGCCCACAAACTCATTGAAGAATTCATGCTCTTGGCTAACAAATATGTGGCCGAGCATGTCTACAAAATGAAGAAAGGCGACAAGAAGCTGACCATGGTGTACCGTACCCACGGCGCGCCAGACCCAGAGAAACTGCAGAACTTCTCCTTGTTCGCGCGTAAGTTTGGCTACAAGGTAGATTTGGAGGAAGGCAAAGACATTAGCAAAGAACTGAACAAGCTGGCTGACCAAACCGAAGGCAAACCTGAGCAGAACGTGCTCCAGAGTCTGGCCATCAGAACCATGGCCAAGGCCAAGTACAGCACAGAAGCTGAGGGTCACTTCGGATTGGCGTTCGCGCATTACTCGCACTTCACCTCGCCCATTAGGCGTTATCCAGACATGATGGCCCACCGCCTGATTGCCCAGTACACGCACAAAGATTTCCACGCCGAGAAAGAGGAATACGACGAGCGTTGCCTGCATTCTTCAGACATGGAGAAACGCGCCGCAGACGCAGAACGTGCCTCCATCAAGTTCAAGCAGGTGGAATTCATCAGCGGCTTCATCGGTCAGCAGTTCAAGGGCATTGTCTCTGGCTTGACAGATTGGGGCATGTACGTGGAGATTGAAGAGAACAAGTGCGAAGGCATGGTTCGCCTGGCAGATTTGCAAGACGATTTCTACGAGCTGGATTCGGCCAACTACCGCATCATTGGCCAGAACAACAAGAAGATTATCTCGTTTGGTGACGAGGTGATTGTGGAAGTGAAAGCGGCCAACGTGTTGGAACGCACCATTGACTTGATCTTGGTAGACACCGTTAAAAAGTAG
- a CDS encoding fasciclin domain-containing protein, with the protein MRKFNYIKIIVALAVMLWLPFMMQAQSFLAAGAATTSKTARMSMGEGLAANNQQLLLDLVTKAGLMPLLSSGDTYTFFVPSAQALTAYQDAAPDKLRSFFSKHIIAGALTTADLRDGSDLKTIDGSKLRICKKKGATIVAGVRLQQEDQLFANGVIHQLKGAFQLTATTL; encoded by the coding sequence ATGCGCAAATTTAACTATATCAAGATTATTGTAGCTTTAGCTGTGATGCTATGGTTGCCCTTCATGATGCAGGCGCAGTCTTTTCTGGCGGCGGGCGCAGCTACCACTTCTAAAACCGCCCGCATGAGCATGGGCGAAGGGTTGGCCGCCAACAACCAACAACTTTTACTAGACCTGGTGACCAAAGCCGGACTGATGCCGTTGCTCTCTAGCGGAGACACGTACACGTTCTTTGTACCGTCTGCGCAGGCCCTCACCGCTTACCAAGACGCTGCCCCAGACAAACTCAGAAGCTTTTTTTCCAAACACATTATAGCTGGCGCGCTCACCACCGCTGACCTGCGCGACGGCTCTGACCTGAAAACCATTGACGGCAGTAAACTCCGGATCTGCAAGAAAAAAGGCGCTACCATTGTGGCCGGCGTGCGGCTGCAGCAAGAAGACCAACTCTTCGCCAACGGCGTCATCCATCAGTTAAAAGGTGCTTTTCAATTGACGGCCACTACCTTGTAA
- a CDS encoding lipoprotein signal peptidase — protein sequence MKYAKYYLVALLVIIIDQAVKLWVHHNMYPGGPGEIPVFGDWFKLHYTLNPGMAFGVELGSDYGKIILTVFRMVAMVAIGYLVYHLVKNKYHQGLVWCVGLILGGAIGNLIDSIFYGVFIPGNAPHGVSTPWLHGQVIDMFFIDIGRVDFPHWIPLIGGSDMHLWPIFNVADAAIFVGVLIIILNQTKFLNPQPQPPVQKETHEINIEQA from the coding sequence ATGAAGTACGCAAAATATTACCTGGTGGCTTTGCTGGTCATCATCATTGACCAAGCAGTGAAGCTGTGGGTGCACCATAACATGTACCCTGGTGGGCCAGGCGAGATTCCTGTATTTGGCGACTGGTTCAAGCTGCATTACACGCTTAACCCCGGCATGGCCTTTGGCGTGGAACTGGGCTCAGATTACGGCAAGATTATACTCACGGTGTTCAGAATGGTGGCCATGGTGGCCATTGGGTACCTGGTGTACCATCTGGTGAAAAACAAATACCACCAAGGGCTGGTCTGGTGCGTGGGCCTGATTCTGGGCGGCGCCATTGGCAACCTGATTGACAGTATCTTCTATGGGGTGTTCATTCCGGGCAACGCGCCTCACGGCGTATCCACGCCCTGGCTACATGGGCAGGTAATTGACATGTTCTTCATTGACATAGGCCGGGTTGATTTCCCGCACTGGATTCCGTTGATTGGCGGTTCTGACATGCACTTGTGGCCTATCTTCAACGTGGCAGACGCCGCTATCTTTGTAGGAGTGCTCATCATCATCCTGAACCAGACTAAGTTCCTGAATCCGCAGCCGCAGCCGCCGGTTCAAAAAGAAACCCACGAAATAAACATTGAACAGGCTTAA
- a CDS encoding head GIN domain-containing protein — translation MKNRSIFSLLSLVVLAISLSSFVSAKRVAEETRRVDSFTKIGLGYPATLILRQGGTQSLRLQGDSDLLAELVTEVKDGQLRIRTKEGNWNMSWNNRERVTIYITVPKIEALAVSGSGKITSEDTFKGESLDLAVSGSGKIEVSAKVEKVSSRISGSGSIELTGEGKESTVSVSGSGSLRGYSFATDNTKVSISGSGNCEVNAKSTLKTSISGSGRVSYDGSPSVNSRVSGSGGVKRRG, via the coding sequence ATGAAAAACCGTTCTATCTTCTCCCTGTTGTCTTTGGTGGTGTTGGCCATCTCGTTGTCTTCTTTTGTCTCTGCCAAACGTGTGGCAGAAGAAACCCGCCGTGTAGACAGTTTCACCAAAATAGGCTTGGGTTACCCCGCCACCCTCATTTTGCGCCAGGGCGGCACTCAAAGCCTCCGCCTACAAGGCGATTCTGATTTATTGGCCGAACTGGTAACCGAGGTGAAAGACGGGCAGTTGCGTATCAGAACCAAAGAAGGCAACTGGAACATGAGCTGGAACAACAGGGAGCGCGTGACCATCTACATCACCGTGCCTAAGATAGAAGCCCTGGCCGTGAGCGGTTCCGGCAAAATCACCAGTGAAGACACATTCAAAGGTGAGTCGTTGGATCTGGCGGTGAGCGGTTCAGGCAAGATTGAGGTTTCTGCCAAAGTAGAGAAAGTGAGCAGCCGCATCTCGGGCTCCGGCAGCATTGAACTCACCGGCGAAGGCAAGGAAAGCACCGTGTCGGTGAGCGGGTCCGGGTCTTTGCGCGGCTATTCCTTCGCCACAGACAATACCAAAGTGAGCATTTCAGGCTCCGGTAACTGTGAGGTAAACGCCAAGTCCACTTTAAAGACCAGCATCAGCGGCAGCGGCCGGGTTTCTTATGACGGTTCGCCCAGCGTGAACAGCCGCGTGTCTGGCAGCGGCGGCGTGAAGCGCCGCGGCTAA
- a CDS encoding rhomboid family intramembrane serine protease, with translation MPISITLLLIILTVGASIYAWQNKNLMENWVHHPVSVAQNNEYWRFLTSGFLHADFMHLFFNMFVFYSFGQLVEGVLIQLYGPGLGIAFFLLLYLGAIIVSDIPTYFKHRQDHNYYSLGASGGVAAILFASIYFHPLGDMIIFPIPLPIKGYVFGFLYLAYSYYMGKKGTDGVNHSAHFYGAAFGFVLAILLVPQILPGFFEQIKGSLFG, from the coding sequence ATGCCCATTAGTATCACGCTTCTCCTGATTATTCTTACCGTTGGTGCCTCTATCTATGCCTGGCAGAACAAAAACCTGATGGAGAATTGGGTACACCACCCCGTGAGCGTGGCGCAGAACAATGAATATTGGCGCTTCTTGACCTCGGGGTTTCTGCACGCAGATTTCATGCACCTGTTCTTCAATATGTTTGTGTTCTACTCCTTCGGGCAGTTGGTGGAAGGCGTGTTGATTCAGCTGTACGGGCCGGGGTTGGGCATTGCGTTTTTCCTGCTGCTGTATCTGGGGGCCATCATTGTGTCAGACATTCCCACTTATTTCAAGCACAGGCAAGACCATAACTATTATTCCCTGGGTGCTTCTGGCGGAGTGGCGGCAATTTTGTTCGCCAGTATTTATTTTCACCCGCTGGGCGATATGATCATTTTCCCCATTCCGCTACCCATCAAAGGCTACGTGTTTGGTTTCCTTTATCTGGCGTATTCCTATTATATGGGCAAGAAGGGCACAGACGGTGTGAACCACAGCGCGCACTTTTACGGCGCGGCCTTCGGGTTTGTGCTGGCTATTTTGCTGGTGCCGCAGATTTTACCGGGTTTCTTTGAGCAAATAAAGGGTTCTTTGTTCGGATAA
- a CDS encoding polyprenyl synthetase family protein, giving the protein MDISHFTERINQTLSTLTYGKAPDELYAPIRYMMELGGKRVRPLLTLLGANLFHDNVDKALMPAIGVEVFHNFTLMHDDIMDNAPLRRGKATVHEKWNTNTAILSGDVMLVRAYEFFLGVEPEKLAQILQLFSTCAAQVCEGQQLDMEFETRQDVTIDEYINMITLKTAVLLGFSLELGARINNASEEDALHLKEFGIHMGIAFQLRDDLLDVYGDQAKFGKRVGGDIVSDKKTYLLLTALEKSSATQKQELLKWQGQTDATQEQEKVQAIKDIYNGLDIQHVTQSQINHYFQRGMQHLNQVNALNSKKELLRVLATQLIERDS; this is encoded by the coding sequence GTGGATATTTCGCATTTTACTGAGCGCATAAACCAAACGCTTTCCACTCTTACGTATGGCAAAGCGCCAGACGAATTATATGCTCCCATCAGGTATATGATGGAACTGGGCGGTAAACGCGTGCGCCCTTTACTCACCTTGCTAGGCGCAAATTTGTTCCATGACAACGTGGACAAAGCGTTGATGCCAGCCATTGGCGTAGAGGTTTTCCACAACTTCACGCTCATGCATGATGACATCATGGACAACGCCCCACTCCGCCGCGGGAAGGCCACCGTGCATGAAAAATGGAACACCAACACCGCCATCTTGAGTGGTGACGTAATGCTGGTGCGCGCCTATGAATTCTTCCTGGGGGTGGAGCCTGAAAAATTAGCCCAGATTCTACAACTGTTCAGCACCTGCGCCGCCCAGGTTTGCGAAGGCCAACAGCTGGACATGGAGTTTGAGACGCGCCAAGACGTGACCATTGATGAATATATCAACATGATCACGCTCAAAACCGCGGTGTTGCTGGGCTTCAGTCTGGAATTGGGTGCCCGTATCAACAATGCCTCAGAAGAAGATGCGCTGCATTTAAAGGAATTCGGGATTCACATGGGCATTGCCTTCCAGCTGCGCGATGATTTATTAGACGTGTACGGCGACCAGGCCAAATTTGGCAAACGCGTGGGCGGCGACATTGTCTCTGACAAGAAAACCTACCTGCTGCTGACCGCGCTGGAAAAATCATCGGCCACCCAAAAACAAGAACTGCTCAAGTGGCAAGGGCAGACAGACGCCACCCAGGAACAGGAGAAAGTACAGGCCATCAAAGACATTTACAACGGTCTTGACATTCAGCACGTGACCCAGAGCCAGATCAACCACTATTTCCAGCGGGGCATGCAACACCTCAACCAGGTCAATGCCCTTAATAGCAAGAAAGAGTTGCTCAGAGTTCTGGCCACCCAACTGATAGAAAGGGATAGTTGA